In one Neobacillus sp. CF12 genomic region, the following are encoded:
- a CDS encoding YheC/YheD family protein encodes MKMETVGVLLSKREWSKLLNKKSKNDEIWHIYDRKGKELNLNIQFFTLSDISLESLKTQAIELQNNSIIKETIDIPSIIYNPTMFYKKKNIKKLRELSNHPKFQVLNEHHIIKKKELGALIDSYSDIKIDFDEENDANNTLFSLYVLGQKKLNNKWKSPIMYAKDSNQKLYYLEDASMDVLWEHCQKVLDIIQFYYPGIFEIGIVFSLNENGFYSLKSTCSINTIVKDFFGWNTEMCENICKFPFQVAKEILQEKNTHDEISNEYSLENLSQTTKRLSSPGSEDDLIIPSNEDSIHHWIKLKEYQDEEMCLKLPMLRSNLIISNPISIQFGIKEHTCKIDLIERDIRLNRNSFTEPAEVLISSSLIKKLHIPIDLIYQLKISKDKAIIGPSIGLLLGEKNQLYNPTYMEKYSDRFREYEKFGGLVMAFSTRSIDWEEKIAYGMLYDPTQKKWRYDSAPIPAALYRRNFHQNFDRISQLIEMTNKNLFNSHFFKKSDLILLKDEKEIRNHVPATYLLKKVEDLIEFIHDRERIILKPVSLSRGRGIFTLEKNHELAEGYILYEHQNEFLLRHLIPDNKALEEMFIKLNLLNKHYLYQTYIPLLKLNNRPLDVRVVMQKYDIKSWKCTGIECRVAGENEVLTNIARGGEAMTLEEVVIGSGIDQSFDKIYESIINLCQKFCHLIDRKDEHYAEFGLDIGLDQEGYPWIIEANIFPSFKGFKEMDYEMYLKIRSQPIFYAVHIQGFSVSESEGGNSHETYYKNNFYS; translated from the coding sequence ATGAAAATGGAAACAGTTGGGGTACTACTTTCTAAAAGGGAATGGAGTAAGCTACTTAACAAAAAAAGCAAAAATGACGAAATATGGCATATTTATGATAGGAAAGGCAAAGAGTTAAACCTAAACATTCAATTCTTTACACTTTCTGATATTTCTCTCGAGAGTTTAAAAACTCAAGCAATTGAACTTCAGAATAATTCAATAATCAAAGAAACAATTGATATCCCATCAATTATTTATAACCCAACAATGTTTTATAAAAAAAAGAATATCAAAAAATTAAGGGAACTTTCTAACCACCCCAAATTTCAAGTCCTTAATGAGCACCATATAATAAAGAAAAAAGAACTAGGTGCATTAATAGATTCATATTCTGATATAAAAATAGATTTTGATGAAGAAAACGACGCTAACAATACTTTATTTTCTTTATATGTATTAGGACAAAAAAAGTTAAATAATAAATGGAAATCCCCGATTATGTACGCAAAAGATTCTAACCAAAAATTATACTATTTAGAAGATGCCTCAATGGATGTATTATGGGAACATTGCCAAAAGGTTTTAGATATCATTCAATTTTACTACCCAGGAATTTTCGAGATTGGGATTGTATTTTCATTAAATGAAAATGGTTTCTATTCTTTAAAATCAACCTGTTCAATCAATACAATTGTTAAAGATTTTTTTGGATGGAACACTGAAATGTGTGAAAATATCTGTAAATTCCCATTCCAGGTTGCTAAGGAAATACTGCAAGAAAAGAATACTCACGATGAAATCAGTAATGAATATAGCCTTGAAAACCTATCACAAACAACCAAACGTTTGTCGAGTCCGGGATCTGAAGATGACCTGATAATACCTTCAAATGAGGATAGTATTCATCACTGGATTAAATTAAAGGAGTATCAAGACGAGGAAATGTGCCTCAAATTACCAATGCTTCGGTCAAATTTAATCATTAGCAACCCAATCTCCATCCAGTTTGGCATTAAAGAACACACATGTAAAATTGACTTAATTGAAAGGGATATTCGTTTAAATAGAAATTCATTTACCGAACCTGCAGAGGTCCTTATCTCTAGTTCTCTTATAAAGAAGTTGCATATCCCAATAGACTTAATATATCAATTAAAGATATCCAAAGATAAAGCAATAATTGGTCCATCAATTGGTCTGTTGCTAGGGGAAAAAAATCAATTGTACAATCCAACATATATGGAAAAGTACTCGGACCGTTTTAGGGAATATGAGAAATTTGGCGGCTTAGTTATGGCCTTTTCCACTCGTTCCATCGACTGGGAGGAAAAGATCGCATATGGCATGCTGTATGATCCAACTCAAAAAAAGTGGAGATATGATTCTGCACCGATTCCAGCTGCCTTGTACCGTAGAAACTTTCATCAGAATTTTGATCGGATTAGCCAGCTAATTGAAATGACAAATAAGAATTTATTCAATTCCCATTTCTTTAAGAAATCTGACCTTATTTTATTAAAAGATGAAAAGGAAATTCGTAACCATGTCCCCGCCACATATCTTTTGAAAAAAGTGGAAGATTTAATTGAATTTATTCATGATAGGGAAAGGATTATTTTAAAACCCGTCAGCCTTTCACGTGGACGGGGCATCTTTACACTTGAAAAAAATCATGAACTAGCTGAAGGGTATATCCTATACGAGCATCAAAATGAATTTCTACTCCGACATCTTATTCCTGATAACAAGGCATTAGAGGAAATGTTCATAAAGTTGAATTTATTAAATAAGCATTATTTGTATCAAACCTACATTCCGCTTCTAAAATTAAACAACCGCCCCTTGGATGTGAGAGTAGTTATGCAAAAATATGATATAAAAAGCTGGAAATGCACGGGTATCGAATGCAGGGTTGCCGGTGAAAATGAGGTGTTAACCAATATTGCAAGAGGCGGAGAAGCAATGACTTTGGAGGAAGTAGTAATTGGTTCAGGTATTGATCAATCATTCGATAAGATTTATGAGAGTATTATAAATCTGTGTCAAAAGTTCTGTCATTTAATTGATAGAAAAGACGAACACTATGCAGAATTTGGTTTAGATATTGGTCTTGATCAAGAAGGGTATCCATGGATTATCGAGGCAAATATTTTTCCGAGTTTTAAAGGCTTTAAAGAAATGGACTATGAAATGTACTTGAAAATTCGCTCTCAGCCTATCTTTTATGCAGTTCATATACAAGGATTTAGCGTAAGTGAAAGTGAGGGGGGAAACTCACATGAAACATATTATAAAAACAATTTCTACTCCTAA
- a CDS encoding YheC/YheD family protein, producing MNAPTIGILVDGLIYSGIKTNRSYFEHISFYEEACIQFGLCPCFFRLKDITIETDQISALVKGNKGKYELKTITIPKIIHNRGLFFRNESKVKIKNLQKTGVIIFNDWNRYGKWDIHTILMKNEELQPHLPETKAASSVNFIEMMEKHNELIIKPNSGSLGGGVVMVEKKDSERWEVCTNQKRETFANEWPEIIRKKVTNKNYIIQERISLAEYQESPFDLRVSVQKNGLGEWQVTGVVGKVAKKGNYVTNVAKGGTCKTLTELLNDFSHWDINEVYQSIEELSIKAVTELNKYFPNLADVGLDIGLTNEGFPMFIECNGRDLRITFGKAKMHEVWKATYTTPISYARYLFDSKID from the coding sequence ATGAATGCTCCGACCATTGGAATATTAGTAGATGGGTTGATATATAGTGGAATTAAGACGAACAGGTCTTATTTTGAACATATCAGTTTTTATGAAGAAGCCTGTATCCAATTTGGGCTGTGTCCTTGCTTTTTTCGGTTAAAAGATATAACGATTGAGACTGATCAGATTAGTGCGTTAGTTAAAGGTAACAAGGGAAAATATGAATTGAAAACCATCACCATACCCAAAATAATTCATAATCGAGGACTTTTTTTTAGGAATGAATCAAAGGTAAAGATAAAGAACCTTCAGAAAACGGGGGTTATTATTTTTAATGATTGGAACCGATATGGAAAATGGGACATTCATACTATTCTTATGAAAAATGAAGAGTTGCAGCCCCATTTGCCTGAAACGAAAGCAGCAAGTTCGGTAAATTTCATCGAAATGATGGAGAAGCATAATGAACTAATCATTAAGCCGAATAGTGGAAGTCTAGGCGGCGGGGTTGTTATGGTCGAAAAAAAGGATAGTGAACGTTGGGAAGTTTGTACCAACCAGAAGAGAGAGACTTTTGCGAACGAATGGCCAGAAATCATTCGTAAAAAGGTCACAAATAAAAATTACATCATTCAGGAACGAATTTCACTTGCTGAGTATCAAGAAAGTCCTTTTGATTTACGTGTTTCCGTTCAAAAAAATGGATTAGGAGAATGGCAGGTAACTGGTGTGGTTGGAAAGGTTGCTAAAAAAGGAAATTATGTAACAAATGTTGCAAAAGGTGGTACCTGTAAAACGCTTACTGAACTATTAAATGATTTTTCTCACTGGGACATTAACGAAGTCTACCAATCAATTGAAGAACTTTCCATTAAAGCGGTAACTGAATTAAATAAGTATTTCCCTAACCTTGCAGATGTTGGGCTGGATATTGGTTTAACGAATGAAGGATTTCCCATGTTTATTGAATGTAATGGCCGCGATCTTAGAATAACATTTGGAAAAGCTAAAATGCATGAAGTATGGAAAGCAACATATACAACACCAATCAGTTATGCGCGGTATCTTTTTGATTCCAAGATTGATTAG
- a CDS encoding YheC/YheD family protein, whose protein sequence is MKHIIKTISTPNPTISLPLNVIEKLLISDRESITISIGAMKESVTLLHHDHRQPCIYLSNEIYNKLFLPHFIDVYEIAFDNDTLIIGPVIGLLIRGKIDELTKQRIKIYKNYLIDYKHLNGLILLFTSDGIDVKNKLINGYAFNPKEHEWEEGIFPFPSVVFLRKPIKEVIRKKLTGLIGNKFFNSHVFNKWEMWEWLSDHEQIRKYLPETVLGENIENVQRLIDAHQETFIKPKAGMQGSGIFQLSKVGQEYNLTYRIKDKNIITVLDNWQAVENYLKSEISLKNYIVQQRIPLLTKDNRVMDVRVIVGKNHNGDWIVPGMVTKFGEIDSIVSNISSGGSAQKVWKSLCDIFQNDFKKAFKKYMEIEKLAITCCKVLESKGLHLGYIGIDIGMDENHNLWLIEINNRSPDMTIALDAEDYQLYYKIKSAPLHYAKWLSGLGGERQGGL, encoded by the coding sequence ATGAAACATATTATAAAAACAATTTCTACTCCTAATCCAACAATTTCACTTCCTTTAAACGTTATAGAAAAATTATTAATAAGTGACAGAGAATCAATCACGATAAGTATTGGGGCAATGAAGGAAAGTGTTACCTTACTACATCATGATCACCGGCAACCATGTATTTATTTATCTAATGAAATCTATAATAAATTATTTCTCCCTCATTTTATCGACGTGTATGAGATTGCGTTTGATAATGACACATTAATTATTGGTCCAGTCATTGGTTTGTTGATTCGTGGCAAGATAGACGAATTGACTAAACAAAGAATTAAAATTTATAAAAATTATTTAATTGATTATAAGCATTTAAATGGACTAATTCTTCTTTTTACCTCTGATGGTATAGATGTGAAAAATAAGCTTATTAATGGATATGCATTTAATCCAAAGGAGCATGAATGGGAGGAGGGGATTTTCCCATTTCCTTCAGTCGTTTTTCTCAGAAAACCTATAAAAGAAGTAATTCGGAAGAAATTAACCGGGTTAATTGGTAATAAATTCTTTAATTCTCATGTTTTTAATAAATGGGAAATGTGGGAATGGCTTTCTGACCATGAACAAATAAGGAAGTATCTCCCTGAAACCGTTCTGGGTGAAAATATAGAAAATGTTCAAAGATTAATAGATGCTCATCAAGAAACGTTTATTAAGCCGAAGGCAGGTATGCAGGGTTCTGGAATTTTTCAACTTTCAAAGGTGGGTCAAGAATATAATTTAACCTATAGAATAAAAGACAAAAATATAATCACGGTGTTAGACAACTGGCAGGCAGTAGAAAATTATCTGAAGTCAGAAATAAGCCTAAAAAACTATATTGTGCAACAACGAATTCCATTGTTGACAAAAGACAATAGGGTCATGGATGTTCGGGTGATTGTTGGTAAAAATCACAATGGGGATTGGATTGTTCCTGGGATGGTAACAAAGTTTGGTGAAATAGATAGTATTGTGAGCAATATATCAAGTGGCGGGTCAGCACAAAAAGTCTGGAAGTCCCTTTGCGATATATTTCAGAATGATTTTAAAAAAGCCTTTAAGAAGTATATGGAAATTGAAAAATTGGCCATTACCTGTTGTAAGGTATTAGAGAGTAAAGGATTGCATCTAGGTTATATTGGGATTGATATTGGAATGGATGAAAACCATAACCTTTGGCTGATTGAGATTAATAATCGGAGTCCAGACATGACCATTGCCTTGGATGCAGAGGATTACCAACTATATTATAAAATTAAATCAGCCCCCTTACATTATGCTAAATGGTTATCTGGTTTGGGAGGTGAAAGACAGGGTGGTTTATGA
- a CDS encoding glycosyltransferase family 8 protein, giving the protein METIHIVAVSNDEFAKHTAVMLNSLLVNKVSKNAIKIYIIGLLSDENQIRLNKSVEKYGIKISFFSIDQSLFKDFKIRNHLKVEVYYRLLIPELLSEEIDKAIYLDSDLIVKEDITKLWDINIENDYLAAVKVHLTSSLKKTCQSLSIPPSAGYFNNGVFVLNLKKWREDNISNLVIDYLKVNHLKLRWLEQDALNALLYNNCYKLDPKWNLTTNMSLKFRKDRRKYKRKQKQTPPAIIHFTGPRKPWNTGHHLQNEYFNYLKITLWDDNS; this is encoded by the coding sequence GTGGAAACAATTCATATAGTAGCTGTAAGTAATGATGAATTTGCAAAGCATACTGCTGTAATGCTGAATTCATTATTAGTAAACAAAGTCTCTAAAAATGCTATAAAAATATATATTATCGGCTTACTATCTGATGAAAATCAAATTAGATTGAATAAATCTGTAGAAAAATATGGTATTAAGATTAGTTTCTTTTCAATTGACCAATCATTATTTAAAGATTTTAAGATTAGAAATCACCTAAAAGTGGAGGTTTATTACCGACTTTTGATCCCCGAGTTATTATCAGAGGAAATAGATAAAGCCATTTATTTAGACAGTGACCTTATAGTAAAAGAGGATATTACTAAACTTTGGGATATTAATATCGAAAATGACTATTTAGCAGCTGTTAAGGTTCATTTAACTTCCAGCTTAAAAAAAACATGCCAATCCCTCTCAATCCCACCTAGTGCTGGATATTTCAATAATGGAGTTTTTGTTCTAAACTTAAAAAAATGGCGGGAAGACAATATATCCAATTTAGTTATCGATTATTTAAAAGTTAATCATTTAAAATTAAGATGGTTAGAACAAGATGCTCTAAATGCCCTTCTGTATAATAACTGTTATAAGTTAGATCCGAAATGGAATTTAACAACGAATATGAGTTTAAAATTCCGAAAAGACAGACGTAAATATAAAAGAAAGCAAAAACAAACTCCTCCCGCAATCATCCACTTCACCGGCCCCAGGAAACCATGGAATACAGGGCACCATCTTCAAAACGAATATTTCAACTATTTAAAAATAACTTTATGGGATGATAACAGTTAA
- a CDS encoding glycosyltransferase: MVTLIACTIRDNMMNNIFENFSRQMWEEKELIIILNNDKMEISKWKEKAAGYENVTIYQLPQEKTLGNCLNFGIEKAKFDIVAKFDDDDYYSPYYLTEAMKIFNNTNAQLVGKGKSFMYFERQKLLTIRRLGTENKAGKSSLKGGTLIFRKEIYPKIKFPSKRGSGTDSAFVTLCKRKNVRIHTTSRYNYVYIRKRNSNFHTFKRSNRLLRQRSQIIGRVKNYRQFTTKEFFMENEST, translated from the coding sequence ATGGTGACATTAATCGCATGTACAATTCGAGATAACATGATGAATAATATATTTGAAAACTTTTCTAGACAAATGTGGGAAGAAAAAGAATTAATTATTATTCTAAATAATGACAAAATGGAGATTTCAAAGTGGAAGGAAAAAGCCGCAGGTTATGAAAATGTAACAATCTATCAACTTCCACAGGAGAAAACACTAGGAAATTGCTTAAATTTCGGAATTGAAAAAGCTAAATTTGATATTGTAGCCAAGTTTGATGATGATGATTACTATTCTCCTTACTATCTAACAGAGGCTATGAAAATATTTAATAATACAAATGCACAGCTAGTAGGCAAGGGAAAATCCTTTATGTATTTTGAGAGACAAAAACTTTTAACCATTCGGAGACTTGGTACCGAGAATAAAGCCGGGAAAAGTTCTCTAAAAGGTGGGACTTTAATCTTCAGGAAAGAGATTTATCCTAAAATAAAATTCCCTTCGAAACGAGGCTCAGGGACAGACAGTGCATTTGTAACTTTATGCAAAAGAAAAAATGTTAGAATTCATACAACCAGCAGGTATAACTATGTTTATATACGAAAAAGAAACAGCAATTTCCATACTTTTAAACGGTCAAACAGATTATTAAGACAAAGAAGTCAAATCATAGGAAGGGTAAAAAACTATAGACAATTCACAACAAAAGAATTTTTTATGGAGAATGAATCAACATGA
- a CDS encoding YheC/YheD family protein: MVFIRLQKNQDTINISMKLIEKYRIVSQRIILKIGGYSRELAVNIHEELPEDTIGVPPMQNGLTLPEDIPYELVIDGRVLSLGPVIAFVAYLKPSELTPKRLDRLKGRFSEYQSINGIIYVCAARGIDIEKKQIEGYYYNPLGENSATRWIYGIFPYPNVVYKRHPIDTVRYNDLISQIGDRVINSYYFCKGELPDYASRNESLKEVFPETEKFTGFEQLNLMLKKHQTVYIKPPQGEGGRGIFNVTMDVQGNYVFVNQNDIKTVISELTDLNLFLGKFIRRKYIIQQGVSTTIGDRNVDFRVYMQKNGLKQWECQGMIGRVAKKDKIVTNLKYVEKLMMGLEAIKLLFGINHQEAVQIQTKIYDKCKKVCIELDKCVGTYGDVAIDCIVDQDKNVWILEVNKRYGYDSLAKVKNYTLRRLLFVTPFRYAKALAGF; encoded by the coding sequence ATGGTTTTTATACGTCTACAAAAGAATCAAGATACAATCAATATTTCTATGAAACTGATAGAAAAATACAGGATTGTTTCTCAAAGAATCATTTTAAAAATTGGCGGATATTCTAGGGAGCTGGCAGTGAATATCCATGAGGAATTGCCAGAAGACACAATAGGTGTTCCGCCTATGCAAAATGGACTTACGCTGCCAGAGGATATACCTTATGAGTTGGTCATCGACGGGCGAGTACTATCCTTGGGCCCTGTCATTGCGTTTGTTGCTTACTTAAAGCCTAGTGAATTAACCCCTAAGAGATTAGATAGGCTAAAAGGTCGTTTTTCTGAATATCAAAGTATTAACGGCATTATCTATGTTTGTGCTGCAAGAGGTATAGATATCGAAAAAAAACAAATTGAAGGATATTATTATAATCCACTAGGAGAAAATTCTGCCACACGTTGGATTTATGGAATTTTCCCTTATCCAAATGTCGTGTATAAACGGCATCCCATTGATACTGTTAGATATAATGATTTAATTTCCCAAATTGGTGACAGGGTTATTAACTCTTATTATTTTTGTAAAGGGGAACTGCCGGATTATGCATCAAGGAATGAAAGTTTGAAAGAGGTTTTTCCCGAAACGGAGAAGTTTACAGGATTCGAACAACTTAATTTGATGTTAAAAAAGCATCAGACTGTCTATATAAAACCTCCTCAAGGTGAAGGAGGCAGAGGGATATTCAATGTAACTATGGATGTCCAGGGAAATTATGTCTTTGTTAATCAAAATGACATAAAAACGGTTATTAGCGAACTAACTGATCTAAATCTGTTCTTGGGGAAGTTTATTCGTCGGAAATACATCATACAACAAGGTGTATCCACCACGATAGGAGATAGAAATGTTGACTTTAGAGTATATATGCAAAAAAATGGGTTAAAACAGTGGGAATGTCAAGGCATGATCGGCAGAGTGGCAAAGAAAGACAAGATTGTTACCAATTTAAAATATGTTGAAAAACTCATGATGGGCCTTGAAGCGATTAAATTATTGTTTGGAATCAATCATCAAGAAGCAGTACAGATTCAAACGAAAATCTATGATAAATGTAAAAAAGTTTGTATAGAATTAGATAAATGTGTAGGAACATACGGGGATGTAGCAATCGATTGTATTGTTGATCAAGATAAAAATGTGTGGATTTTAGAAGTGAATAAACGGTACGGCTATGATAGCCTGGCTAAAGTGAAGAATTATACCTTAAGGAGACTTTTATTTGTAACACCTTTTCGCTATGCGAAAGCTTTAGCCGGATTTTAG
- a CDS encoding YheC/YheD family protein yields the protein MVYEIVSDSLSRNTLSIPIALAVSLGLERKKTITLSFGKRRVPIAISLLQSNNKNNILVSEDIISNLLIDTKVKYELLFSNDELILGPVIGLLLGKSEKRLVKYLNNYLIYTMLYEQINGVLFVFCEEHIDFTNDKITGYLYDPSVPEYWRKCVLPFPGAIFRRVELSQKTLMGLKEKMGESFFNAQYFDKWQFWNWLSHFDELKEHLAETTNKVTLANVDKFIEKYNGVYLKLKDGSRGNGIYYIEKDEGLYVIMKNYQDDITKLSEGQMADFLSKHSLYLLQQPIRLHTFEDRKVDYRVMLQKNETGHWQCTGIIARFGNTNAISSNFKANGFALEGTAALKTQFGYDELTAFKKYQEIIRICTDMASKVDEIAGAYADLGIDVGIDKNDKIWVIEMNKRPDHDFPLIIKDRKMYYLVKSNPILYAKYLAMGGQNSSVIF from the coding sequence GTGGTTTATGAAATAGTTTCTGATAGCTTATCACGTAACACCTTATCGATTCCAATTGCACTAGCTGTTTCTTTAGGGCTCGAAAGGAAGAAAACCATTACCTTATCGTTTGGGAAAAGACGGGTACCGATTGCTATTTCCTTGTTACAATCAAACAATAAAAATAATATTCTAGTCAGCGAGGATATTATTTCGAATCTGCTTATCGATACGAAAGTAAAGTATGAACTCTTATTTTCAAACGATGAGTTAATCCTAGGGCCAGTAATTGGTTTATTATTGGGAAAATCAGAAAAAAGACTGGTCAAGTATTTAAATAATTATTTAATTTATACAATGTTATACGAACAAATTAATGGAGTGTTATTCGTTTTTTGTGAAGAGCATATTGATTTTACAAACGATAAAATTACAGGATATTTATATGATCCTTCAGTTCCAGAATATTGGAGAAAATGTGTACTTCCTTTTCCGGGTGCGATTTTCAGAAGGGTAGAACTCTCCCAAAAAACATTAATGGGTCTGAAAGAAAAAATGGGTGAGAGTTTTTTTAATGCTCAATATTTTGATAAATGGCAATTTTGGAATTGGCTTTCCCACTTTGACGAACTAAAAGAACATCTTGCTGAAACGACCAATAAAGTGACTTTAGCAAATGTCGATAAATTTATCGAAAAATATAATGGTGTTTATTTAAAGTTGAAGGATGGGTCAAGAGGAAACGGAATTTATTATATAGAAAAAGATGAAGGTCTATATGTCATTATGAAAAATTATCAAGATGACATTACAAAGTTATCAGAAGGCCAGATGGCTGATTTCTTGTCGAAACACTCTTTATATTTGTTACAGCAGCCCATCCGGCTTCATACATTCGAGGATCGAAAGGTAGATTATAGGGTAATGCTGCAAAAAAATGAAACTGGCCATTGGCAATGTACAGGCATTATTGCAAGATTCGGAAATACAAATGCTATATCCTCAAATTTTAAAGCAAATGGCTTTGCCTTGGAAGGAACAGCAGCATTAAAAACACAATTTGGCTATGACGAGCTAACTGCATTTAAAAAATACCAAGAAATAATAAGAATTTGTACAGATATGGCCAGTAAGGTGGATGAAATCGCGGGAGCCTATGCTGATTTAGGAATTGATGTTGGAATTGATAAAAACGATAAAATTTGGGTTATTGAAATGAATAAAAGACCAGACCATGATTTCCCGTTAATTATTAAAGACCGTAAAATGTATTATCTAGTCAAGTCAAATCCAATTTTATATGCAAAATATCTTGCTATGGGCGGCCAGAATTCATCGGTTATTTTTTAA
- a CDS encoding polysaccharide pyruvyl transferase family protein, translating into MKNVLYLGWLGYKNIGDELMWEIFKQKFDEKVDKSKYRLFPSDKNRLSMIKRKKMVLRHYNTIVLGGGSLLTPSYINILYHAIQIKKDIEIIIWGSGIDWIERRDLKKLLIGNEMIEQKKDNEFNVFRHKDFKLKLQIVLNHAKFAAVRGNYTFEVLKNMGLNLDNVLISGDPGLLVKTPNNQGTIKEKGLVALSWGTAKNKLFGKNEKKIEDELVLVVKDLIDKGYHFCIFPVFEKDIVPCQRLYNKIADEKRVELKTTLYNQNELLILMQKCSFTINLKLHANVLSAVAGIPFIALGYRFKTFDFANSIGLDDLVVPTDDSNIHLSILNLVNYIEEHQDIMQHIPPLQLECEKKLDQIFTLFT; encoded by the coding sequence ATGAAAAACGTATTATATTTAGGATGGCTGGGCTATAAAAATATCGGTGATGAGTTAATGTGGGAAATCTTCAAACAAAAATTTGATGAAAAGGTGGACAAGAGTAAATATAGGTTATTCCCTTCTGATAAAAATAGATTATCAATGATTAAACGAAAAAAAATGGTATTAAGGCATTATAATACGATCGTTTTGGGTGGAGGTTCTTTATTAACTCCTAGCTACATTAATATTTTATATCATGCCATACAAATAAAAAAGGACATAGAAATTATCATTTGGGGTAGTGGTATTGACTGGATTGAGAGAAGGGATTTAAAAAAACTCCTGATTGGTAATGAGATGATAGAGCAAAAAAAGGATAATGAATTTAATGTTTTTAGACATAAAGATTTTAAACTAAAACTACAAATAGTGCTAAATCATGCTAAATTTGCTGCTGTACGAGGCAACTATACTTTTGAAGTTTTAAAGAACATGGGGTTGAACCTAGATAATGTCCTAATCTCGGGTGATCCGGGGCTATTGGTGAAAACTCCTAATAATCAAGGTACCATTAAAGAAAAAGGTTTAGTTGCTCTTAGCTGGGGAACTGCCAAAAATAAATTATTTGGGAAAAACGAGAAAAAAATAGAGGATGAACTAGTTTTAGTTGTAAAGGATTTAATAGATAAAGGGTACCATTTTTGCATATTTCCTGTTTTCGAAAAAGACATTGTACCTTGCCAACGCCTTTATAATAAAATAGCTGATGAAAAACGGGTAGAACTTAAAACAACACTTTATAACCAAAATGAATTACTTATCTTGATGCAAAAGTGTTCTTTTACGATTAACTTAAAATTACATGCAAACGTTCTATCAGCAGTAGCAGGAATCCCTTTTATAGCATTAGGATATCGGTTTAAAACCTTTGATTTTGCAAACTCCATTGGTTTGGATGACCTTGTTGTCCCGACCGATGACTCTAACATTCACCTTAGCATATTAAATCTAGTTAATTATATAGAAGAACATCAAGATATTATGCAGCACATCCCTCCTCTACAACTTGAATGTGAAAAAAAGTTGGATCAAATTTTCACTCTATTTACCTAA
- a CDS encoding putative nucleotide-diphospho-sugar transferase, whose amino-acid sequence MIPSYDFSLTPNSNMVICCLATGKNHVAALEIMKPTVEYYGKLHGIDTLFYKKKLLPNEMAKKHKIFLLYNLLKYYEIVMWMDSDSIIVDPKDDIRNELTTDHVVYMTSYHRRKPLFPNSGVIVVKRDPKTIEILEAVWRHKKKRRDEWWDQQAFLKLLGFRNRNIRILSYKGPTKYTPVIGSLHVKWNSRPNRYDVAKKPIILHHCGLKWWKRLQRMRKSYHLFLRNIEKYKTYDSKP is encoded by the coding sequence ATGATTCCTTCTTATGATTTTTCACTAACACCAAACAGCAATATGGTAATATGCTGTCTGGCCACCGGTAAGAATCATGTGGCAGCATTAGAAATAATGAAACCAACGGTGGAGTATTACGGAAAACTCCATGGTATTGATACTTTGTTTTATAAAAAAAAACTTCTTCCAAATGAAATGGCTAAAAAACATAAAATATTTTTGCTTTATAACCTATTAAAATATTATGAAATTGTCATGTGGATGGATTCGGATAGCATTATTGTTGATCCGAAAGATGATATCCGAAATGAATTAACTACTGACCATGTTGTTTATATGACAAGTTATCATAGAAGAAAACCACTTTTTCCAAATTCAGGGGTAATTGTGGTGAAACGTGATCCAAAGACGATTGAAATATTAGAGGCTGTTTGGAGACACAAAAAGAAACGAAGGGATGAATGGTGGGATCAACAAGCCTTCTTAAAGCTTCTTGGATTTAGGAATAGAAATATAAGAATTTTATCTTATAAAGGTCCAACCAAATATACGCCCGTAATTGGAAGTTTACATGTTAAATGGAATAGTAGACCTAATCGGTATGATGTCGCCAAGAAACCAATTATCTTACATCACTGTGGATTAAAGTGGTGGAAACGACTACAAAGAATGAGGAAAAGCTATCATTTATTCTTGAGAAATATCGAAAAATATAAAACTTATGATAGTAAACCATAA